One Cuculus canorus isolate bCucCan1 chromosome 1, bCucCan1.pri, whole genome shotgun sequence DNA segment encodes these proteins:
- the LPAR5 gene encoding lysophosphatidic acid receptor 5, which translates to MSAPNVSQTCKDYRVNHQLLLPGYTLIFITGLLLNVMALWIFIRYLRLKSVVMIYMLNLAVSDLTFTLSLPLRIYYYSNHHWLFGNTLCQVSGSVFQINMYGSCLFLMCINLDRYVAIVHPLRWRHLRRPKVAKILCLIVWVVIFMGSIPTAMVHKQNQCEVQNKTIYLCFESFSDNMWQNNLFPLVVLAEILGFLLPLSCVTYCSTRIFQELCQDSQTKTLRQQKTVRLLVVNLVIFIICFVPYNTTLAVYGMIKAQVVKVEQETQTSVRQVLITTMLLASMNCTLDPLIYYFSTEGFRNTFKKLRRGQAWDSDIGMLKNQVVNNKSTQVHTASKVKRFPAENFIRPNESLPSLPTAVFLNGPIEDSEI; encoded by the coding sequence ATGTCAGCTCCCAACGTATCTCAGACATGCAAGGATTACAGAGTCAAccaccagctcctcctgcctggctACACCCTGATATTCATCACAGGTTTGTTGCTGAACGTGATGGCCCTGTGGATATTCATCCGGTACCTGCGTCTGAAGTCAGTAGTGATGATCTACATGTTGAACCTGGCCGTGAGCGACCTTACCTTCACGCTCTCTCTGCCACTTCGAATCTACTACTATTCCAACCACCACTGGCTCTTTGGTAACACCCTGTGCCAGGTCTCTGGCTCTGTCTTCCAGATCAACATGTATGGTAGCTGCCTCTTCCTTATGTGCATCAACCTGGATCGTTATGTTGCCATTGTTCACCCACTTCGCTGGCGGCATCTGCGGCGCCCCAAGGTGGCCAAGATCCTTTGCTTGATTGTCTGGGTTGTGATCTTCATGGGCTCCATCCCCACAGCCATGGTCCACAAGCAAAACCAATGTGAGGTACAGAATAAAACGATTTATCTGTGCTTTGAAAGCTTTAGTGACAACATGTGGCAGAATAACCTTTTCCCTCTAGTTGTCCTGGCTGAAATCTTAGGGTTTCTCTTGCCTCTCAGTTGTGTGACATACTGCTCAACACGAATCTTTCAGGAGCTCTGCCAGGACAGCCAGACAAAGACTCTGCGACAGCAGAAGACTGTCCGTCTCCTGGTGGTCAATCTGGTCATCTTTATCATCTGCTTTGTCCCCTACAACACCACCCTGGCAGTTTATGGGATGATAAAGGCCCAGGTGGTGAAAGTTGAGCAAGAAACACAGACATCCGTGCGCCAAGTGTTAATTACGACAATGCTGTTAGCCAGCATGAACTGCACGCTGGACCCCTTGATCTACTACTTTAGTACTGAGGGTTTCCGTAACACCTTTAAGAAACTGCGTCGGGGACAAGCCTGGGACTCCGATATAGGAATGCTTAAGAATCAAGTTGTCAACAATAAGTCAACTCAAGTCCATACTGCCTCAAAAGTAAAACGGTTCCCAGCTGAAAACTTCATTCGTCCCAATGAATCTTTGCCGTCACTTCCTACAGCAGTATTTTTGAATGGCCCTATTGAGGACTCGGAAATATAA